The genomic DNA ATTATCAACTAAGTCTTTAGCTTCTTTTAAGCCGAGACCTGTGATTGCACGAACTTCTTTAAGAACGTTAATTTTGTTAGCACCAACACTTGCGAGAATAACACTCACTTCAACTTCTTCAGCTTCTTCAGCTGGAGCAGCAGCGCCTGCTGGCATAGCTGCAACTGCTACTGGAGCGGCAGCGGATACGCCAAATTTGTCTTCCATTTTTTTAACTAATTCGGCTGCTTCTAATAATGTTAAGTTTTCTATTTTGCCTAAAATATCGTCAATTGTTGCACTCATTTTCTTTCTCCTTTTCTGTTTATATACTGACTTAACCTTTTAC from Candidatus Melainabacteria bacterium RIFOXYA2_FULL_32_9 includes the following:
- a CDS encoding 50S ribosomal protein L7/L12, with product MSATIDDILGKIENLTLLEAAELVKKMEDKFGVSAAAPVAVAAMPAGAAAPAEEAEEVEVSVILASVGANKINVLKEVRAITGLGLKEAKDLVDNAPKAVKEGLKKEEAQDIKAKLEAQGATIEIK